Proteins co-encoded in one Stenotrophomonas maltophilia genomic window:
- the ppsR gene encoding posphoenolpyruvate synthetase regulatory kinase/phosphorylase PpsR yields MSTIRPVFYVSDGTGITAETIGHSLLTQFSGFSFITDRMSFVDDPEKAREACARIQAAGERYQVRPIVVNSCVDQSLSLILADSGALMLDVFAPFIEPLERELASPRLARVGQAHGMVDFDTYHRRINAMNFALTHDDGIAVNYDDADVILVAVSRAGKTPTCIYLALHYGVRAANYPLTDEDLESDRLPPRLRNYRRKLFGLTIDPDRLQQIRQERRPNSRYANLDTCKREVAAAEVMFQMERIPTLSTTHTSIEEISSKVLATLGLQRELY; encoded by the coding sequence ATGTCGACCATCCGTCCGGTGTTCTACGTTTCCGATGGAACCGGTATCACCGCTGAAACCATTGGGCATAGCCTGCTGACCCAGTTCTCCGGGTTCAGCTTCATTACCGACCGGATGTCGTTTGTCGATGACCCTGAAAAGGCGCGTGAAGCCTGCGCCCGGATCCAGGCGGCGGGGGAGCGCTACCAGGTCCGGCCGATCGTGGTGAACTCCTGCGTGGACCAGAGCCTGAGCCTGATCCTGGCCGACAGCGGGGCGCTGATGCTGGATGTGTTCGCGCCGTTCATCGAGCCGCTGGAGCGTGAACTGGCCAGCCCGCGCCTGGCCCGGGTCGGCCAGGCTCACGGCATGGTCGATTTCGACACCTACCACCGCCGCATCAATGCGATGAACTTCGCTCTGACCCACGATGACGGCATCGCGGTGAACTACGACGACGCCGACGTGATCCTGGTGGCGGTGTCGCGCGCCGGCAAGACGCCGACCTGCATCTACCTGGCCCTGCATTACGGGGTGCGTGCGGCCAACTACCCGCTGACCGACGAGGACCTGGAAAGCGACCGCCTGCCGCCGCGCCTGCGCAACTACCGGCGCAAGCTGTTCGGCCTGACCATCGACCCGGACCGCCTGCAGCAGATCCGCCAGGAGCGCCGCCCGAACTCCCGCTACGCCAACCTGGACACCTGCAAGCGCGAGGTGGCCGCGGCCGAGGTGATGTTCCAGATGGAGCGGATCCCGACCCTGAGCACCACCCACACCTCGATCGAGGAGATCTCCAGCAAGGTGCTGGCCACGCTGGGGCTGCAGCGCGAGCTGTATTGA
- a CDS encoding DUF1249 domain-containing protein: MARALPRTNRIPRLSRLSWLMGLYAENYRHLVRLFEPAGLVAGSYISSIGDGLDVRLDVIECHRYTVELRLTYDLADPVTGEPDPSAYVRLYRDARQVETTHCYVGRRWQDTMGLYPPPAELISHRMRMNTFLGKWLEYLAERGHGVATLRRDPDGAGTPAERRLSLVR; this comes from the coding sequence ATGGCCCGAGCCTTGCCCCGTACCAATCGCATTCCCCGCCTGAGCCGGTTGAGCTGGCTCATGGGGCTGTATGCGGAAAACTACCGGCACCTGGTGCGCCTGTTCGAACCGGCCGGACTGGTGGCGGGCAGCTACATTTCCTCGATCGGTGACGGTCTGGACGTGCGCCTGGACGTCATCGAATGCCATCGCTACACGGTGGAACTGCGCCTGACCTACGACCTGGCCGACCCGGTCACCGGCGAGCCGGATCCTTCGGCCTATGTGCGGCTGTACCGTGACGCGCGCCAGGTCGAGACCACCCATTGCTATGTGGGCCGCCGCTGGCAGGACACCATGGGCCTGTACCCGCCGCCGGCCGAGCTGATCAGCCACCGCATGCGGATGAACACCTTCCTCGGCAAGTGGCTGGAATACCTGGCCGAGCGCGGCCACGGCGTGGCCACCCTGCGCCGTGACCCTGATGGCGCCGGCACACCTGCCGAACGCCGCCTGTCGCTGGTGCGCTGA
- a CDS encoding NUDIX hydrolase, with product MPYTPIVATLGYVLSPDRRQVLMIHRNTRPGDHHLGKYNGLGGKIEADEDVAASMRREIQEEAGIDCTGMRLRGTLSWPGFGKHGEDWLGFVFVIDTFEGSPHGGNHEGTLEWVDLDKLDTLPMWEGDRNFLPLVFDADPRPFHGVMPYKDGRMVSWSYSRL from the coding sequence ATGCCGTATACCCCGATCGTCGCCACCCTGGGCTATGTGCTCTCGCCCGATCGTCGCCAGGTGCTGATGATCCACCGCAACACCCGCCCCGGTGACCATCACCTGGGCAAGTACAACGGTCTGGGCGGCAAGATCGAAGCGGACGAGGACGTGGCCGCCAGCATGCGCCGCGAGATCCAGGAAGAAGCCGGGATCGACTGCACCGGCATGCGCCTGCGCGGCACCCTCAGCTGGCCGGGCTTCGGCAAGCACGGCGAGGACTGGCTGGGCTTCGTGTTCGTCATCGACACCTTCGAGGGCAGCCCGCACGGTGGCAACCACGAAGGCACGCTGGAGTGGGTGGACCTGGACAAGCTGGACACGCTGCCGATGTGGGAGGGGGATCGCAACTTCCTGCCGCTGGTGTTCGACGCCGACCCGCGCCCGTTCCATGGGGTGATGCCGTACAAGGACGGCCGCATGGTCAGCTGGTCCTACAGCCGGCTGTGA
- a CDS encoding DUF2239 family protein, which translates to MPASALPPFSCFDGHRLVASGTPAVAALALKQLRADHAAGPLLVFDNATGRTRDFDTRGSDAELLARLADTFATAAEADAGIAPEDAPVAPRGRGRPKLGVVAREVTLLPRHWAWLAEQPGGASVALRKLVEAASRAGADKDRRRRDAERAYHFLQTIAGDLPGFEEAIRLLFAHDRAGLEAALRRWPEDVRRHALRLAFDEPVDSADD; encoded by the coding sequence ATGCCCGCGTCCGCACTTCCCCCCTTCAGCTGTTTCGACGGCCATCGCCTGGTCGCCTCCGGTACCCCGGCAGTGGCCGCGCTGGCACTGAAGCAGCTGCGCGCCGACCACGCCGCCGGTCCGCTGCTGGTGTTCGACAACGCCACCGGCCGCACCCGTGATTTCGACACGCGCGGCAGCGATGCCGAACTGTTGGCGCGGCTGGCCGATACCTTTGCAACGGCCGCGGAGGCCGATGCCGGAATCGCTCCGGAAGACGCGCCTGTTGCCCCGCGTGGCCGTGGCCGCCCGAAGCTGGGCGTGGTGGCCCGTGAAGTGACCTTGCTGCCGCGCCATTGGGCGTGGCTGGCCGAGCAGCCCGGCGGGGCTTCGGTGGCATTGCGAAAACTGGTCGAGGCGGCCAGCCGGGCCGGTGCCGACAAGGACCGCCGGCGCCGCGATGCCGAGCGTGCCTATCACTTCCTGCAGACCATCGCCGGTGACCTGCCGGGCTTCGAGGAGGCCATCCGCCTGCTGTTCGCGCATGACCGCGCAGGCCTGGAAGCGGCGTTGCGCCGCTGGCCCGAGGACGTGCGCCGCCACGCGCTGCGTCTGGCCTTCGACGAACCTGTAGACAGCGCCGACGACTGA
- a CDS encoding MATE family efflux transporter, producing the protein MNTPAPATASAAPPLWRTYLTLLLPMLLTNALQLAAGTLDNIYLGHLLGTQAVAAAAAFFPVFFLLLALVMGLATGAMVMIGQAWGAGRPHQARAIAGSAVALVLALSVLVMAVGGGFAPQLLAALGTPAPILGESVVYARVLLLAAPVFFLLWLATAVSRAVGDAKTPLHALLLATLVGLLCTPLLILGEAGLPRLGPASAAVSAALASLLALVWLMWRWQRTGHPLAPGRELLRAIRFDGVLIRSMLRIGVPSSLQMLSLAVAEIVLLGWINRYGYTATAAYGAVNQLMSWVQLPAMSLGITATILAAHAMGAGGTARLPAIARTGVLLGSAMLAVVLLLVMALAPWLSGLILAATDVRELATQQLRTVVWGVLAMGGSAVLVGVMRGSGTVLLPALLGLVAVLLLELPLAMWLQARYGLTGLWWAWPLGLMAMLVMQVICFARWRRRSLARV; encoded by the coding sequence ATGAACACGCCTGCACCTGCCACCGCCTCGGCCGCGCCACCGCTGTGGCGCACCTATCTGACCCTGCTGCTGCCGATGCTGCTGACCAATGCATTGCAGCTGGCCGCCGGCACGCTGGACAACATCTACCTGGGCCATCTGCTGGGTACCCAGGCAGTGGCGGCGGCCGCTGCGTTCTTCCCGGTCTTCTTCCTGCTGCTGGCCCTGGTCATGGGGCTGGCGACCGGTGCGATGGTGATGATCGGCCAAGCCTGGGGTGCGGGCCGCCCGCACCAGGCGCGCGCCATTGCCGGTAGTGCGGTGGCTCTGGTGCTGGCGCTGTCGGTGCTGGTGATGGCCGTGGGTGGCGGCTTCGCGCCTCAGCTGCTGGCGGCCCTCGGCACGCCAGCGCCGATCCTTGGCGAATCGGTCGTCTATGCGCGCGTCCTGCTGTTGGCGGCACCGGTGTTCTTCCTGCTGTGGTTGGCCACGGCGGTCAGCCGTGCGGTGGGCGATGCGAAAACGCCGCTGCATGCGCTGCTGCTGGCGACGCTGGTCGGCCTGCTGTGCACGCCGCTGCTGATCCTGGGCGAGGCCGGTCTGCCGCGGCTGGGCCCGGCCAGTGCGGCCGTCTCGGCGGCGCTGGCCTCCCTGCTGGCCCTGGTCTGGCTGATGTGGCGCTGGCAGCGGACGGGGCACCCGTTGGCACCGGGGCGCGAACTGCTGCGTGCGATCCGCTTCGATGGAGTACTGATCCGTTCGATGCTGCGTATCGGCGTGCCGTCTTCGCTGCAGATGCTCAGTCTGGCCGTGGCCGAGATCGTGCTGCTGGGCTGGATCAATCGCTACGGATATACCGCCACGGCGGCCTACGGTGCGGTCAACCAGTTGATGAGCTGGGTGCAGCTGCCGGCGATGTCGCTGGGCATCACCGCCACCATCCTCGCTGCGCATGCGATGGGGGCGGGGGGTACGGCACGGCTGCCGGCCATCGCCCGCACCGGCGTGCTGCTCGGCAGCGCGATGCTGGCGGTGGTGCTGCTGCTGGTTATGGCGCTGGCGCCCTGGCTGAGCGGCCTGATCCTGGCGGCCACGGACGTGCGCGAACTGGCCACGCAGCAGTTGCGCACGGTGGTGTGGGGGGTGTTGGCGATGGGAGGCAGTGCGGTGCTGGTCGGCGTGATGCGGGGCAGTGGCACGGTGCTGTTGCCGGCATTGCTGGGCTTGGTTGCCGTGTTGCTTCTGGAGCTGCCGCTGGCGATGTGGCTGCAGGCGCGGTACGGGCTGACCGGCCTGTGGTGGGCGTGGCCGCTGGGGCTGATGGCAATGCTGGTGATGCAGGTGATCTGTTTCGCCCGGTGGCGGCGACGATCCCTGGCGAGGGTATGA
- a CDS encoding class I SAM-dependent methyltransferase — MMMLDASTLAAQLRRPHGDAALAVADSMNRSNGALNQAAIGLLAVAAGERILEIGPGNAAFAPQLLQAPASQYLGIELSAAMVEAGNQRLASAGLGGRAAMRLGDAHALPVDEASMDAALAVNTLYFWPHLAPVLDELARVLRRGGRLCLAFGDAAFMRSLSFSADFQLHELDAVELALRVSGFNVSAWRSHRETASSNDGQMREKHFHLLLAHRR; from the coding sequence ATGATGATGCTGGATGCTTCCACCCTGGCCGCGCAGCTGCGACGGCCCCATGGCGACGCTGCACTGGCAGTGGCCGACTCGATGAACCGCAGCAACGGCGCGCTGAACCAGGCCGCGATCGGGCTGCTGGCGGTGGCGGCCGGCGAACGCATTCTGGAGATCGGCCCCGGCAATGCGGCCTTCGCGCCGCAACTGCTGCAGGCGCCAGCAAGCCAGTACCTGGGCATTGAACTGTCCGCCGCCATGGTCGAGGCCGGCAACCAGCGTCTGGCCAGTGCCGGCCTGGGCGGCCGGGCGGCGATGCGGCTTGGCGACGCCCATGCGCTGCCGGTGGACGAGGCATCCATGGATGCCGCACTGGCGGTCAACACCCTGTACTTCTGGCCCCACCTGGCCCCGGTGCTGGACGAGCTGGCGCGCGTACTTCGCCGGGGAGGCCGGCTGTGCCTGGCGTTCGGCGATGCGGCCTTCATGCGCAGCCTGTCATTTTCCGCCGATTTCCAGTTGCATGAGCTGGATGCGGTGGAGCTGGCACTGCGCGTGTCGGGATTCAACGTCTCGGCCTGGCGCAGCCACCGGGAAACCGCGTCGAGCAATGACGGACAGATGCGCGAGAAGCATTTCCACCTGCTGCTGGCACATCGGCGCTGA